A DNA window from Rhineura floridana isolate rRhiFlo1 chromosome 11, rRhiFlo1.hap2, whole genome shotgun sequence contains the following coding sequences:
- the LOC133367994 gene encoding vomeronasal type-2 receptor 26-like, with protein MEVAASPPSATMPCSSAARVVVQNYQHALSMIFAIDEVNKNARFLPNVTLGYKIYDNLFDSMGTYETITDLLFTGQRDGFNYDSVSKKDALSVIGGLTEEYAIQMANVLNIYKIPQLTYTAYETTLNSKVPFPSLYRMAPKETTLHMGIVQLLLYFNWRWIGLIVSDNDDGERFVQILTPMLVQNFICVAYLHRARSLNNYFLNDYMKDVPKINATIVSAEINVIIVSGDSQSLFSLTFVLVLNEFETKTPLGKVWITPPQWDFTQAKSLAGFCTETFQGALSFSLHTNEVPGFRNFLQTLKSNEALMHFLCLFWQFAFKCRLPNGNLENFQECTGEERLENLPESWFEMDMTGQSYSIYNAVYAVAHALQEIHLSKQRTLVDRSRSHFLNVQPWQLHSFLKNAHFNNGAGHEFFFQNGEISAGYDIINWVTFSNQSFHKVWVGKISPREECIINGDIILWNSRFKQMQIIVSSAQKTNIQARTMTNVSPSFKPS; from the exons ATGGAggtggcagcttcgcccccatctgcaactatgcccTGCTCGTCAGCTGCACG GGTAGTGGTTCAAAATTATCAGCATGCCCTGTCCATGATTTTTGCTATTGATGAGGTCAATAAGAATGCCAGATTTCTACCCAATGTCACTCTGGGATATAAAATTTATGACAATCTTTTTGATTCAATGGGCACATATGAAACaattacggacctgctctttacAGGGCAGAGGGATGGATTTAATTATGATAGTGTTAGCAAAAAAGATGCCTTATCTGTCATTGGAGGGCTCACTGAAGAATATGCCATCCAGATGGCCAATGTCTTGAATATTTACAAGATTCCACAG CTTACATATACTGCATATGAGACCACTCTCAATAGTAAAGTACCTTTTCCTTCTTTGTACCGGATGGCACCAAAAGAAACTACCTTGCACATGGGGATTGTCCAGCTACTCCTGTATTTTAATTGGAGATGGATTGGACTCATTGTTTCAGACAATGATGATGGAGAAAGATTTGTTCAGATCCTGACACCCATGCTTGTCCAGAATTTCATTTGTGTTGCCTACTTGCACAGAGCTCGATCActaaataattattttttaaatgactaCATGAAAGATGTTCCAAAGATAAATGCAACAATTGTCTCAGCTGAAATCAATGTGATTATTGTCAGCGGGGATTCTCAGTCTCTGTTTTCTTTAACATTTGTCTTAGTATTGAATGAATTTGAGACAAAGACACCACTAGGGAAGGTTTGGATCACACCACCCCAGTGGGATTTCACCCAGGCAAAATCTCTTGCTGGCTTCTGTACAGAAACATTCCAGGGTGCCTTGTCTTTTTCACTGCACACAAATGAAGTGCCAGGATTCCGGAACTTTCTTCAGACCTTAAAGTCTAATGAAGCACTGATGCATTTCCTGTGTTTGTTCTGGCAATTTGCTTTCAAGTGCCGTCTTCCTAATGGAAACTTGGAAAATTTTCAAGAATGCACAGGAGAGGAGAGACTGGAGAACCTACCTGAGTCTTGGTTTGAGATGGATATGACTGGTCAGAGCTACAGTATCTACAATGCTGTCTATGCTGTAGCACATGCATTACAGGAAATACATTTGTCCAAACAAAGAACACTGGTGGATAGAAGCAGATCCCATTTTTTGAATGTTCAGCCATGGCAG CTCCACTCTTTCCTGAAAAATGCCCACTTTAATAATGGAGCTGGACATGAATTCTTCTTTCAGAATGGAGAAATATCTGCTGGATATGATATCATCAACTGGGTTACTTTCTCTAATCAGTCCTTCCACAAAGTCTGGGTTGGAAAAATATCACCAAGGGAAGAGTGCATCATTAATGGGGATATCATTCTGTGGAACAGCAGATTTAAGCAG ATGCAGATCATTGTCTCAAGTGCCCAGAAGACCAATATCCAAGCAAGAACCATGACCAATGTATCTCCAAGCTTCAAACCTTCCTGA
- the LOC133367996 gene encoding olfactory receptor 2D2-like: MEEGNQTSLPKEFILMGLTNHSMIQVALFVVFLMIYAAAMMGNLLIVALVKADARLHTPMYFFLSNFSILELCYTSTVVPQMLFQMLSGKKSIPLICCVTQLYFFLSFGIAESFFLTVMSYDRYVAICLPLHYSITITKWTCVAMATASWVGGFLFSAINTTFTMKLSFGSHNKIEHFLCEMPALVKIANGRTHEAKMCMSISCVFTLILPLLLILVSYARILYTILGSHCSMGMRKAISTCSSHLTVVTLFFGSVLSIYLRPKSSTSMGQTKMASVFYIVITPALNPIIYSLRNKEVMQALKKVIHKGKEMN; this comes from the coding sequence ATGGAAGAAGGTAATCAGACCTCATTGCCTAAGGAATTTATCTTAATGGGGCTCACAAACCATAGTATGATACAAGTTGCACTTTTTGTGGTGTTTCTTATGATTTACGCAGCAGCCATGATGGGTAACCTGCTTATTGTTGCTCTGGTCAAAGCCGATGCTCGCCTTCACACACCAATGTATTTCTTTCTCTCCAATTTCTCCATCTTGGAGCTTTGCTATACTTCAACGGTAGTGCCCCAGATGCTGTTTCAGATGCTGTCTGGAAAAAAGAGCATCCCACTAATCTGCTGTGTCACACAACTGTACTTCTTCCTTTCATTTGGGATTGCAGAGAGTTTTTTTCTCACTGTTATGTCCTATGACCGTTACGTTGCCATTTGCCTTCCACTGCACTATAGCATCACAATCACCAAGTGGACATGTGTTGCAATGGCCACTGCTTCTTGGGTGGGTGGCTTCCTTTTTTCTGCTATCAACACCACATTCACTATGAAACTATCCTTTGGTAGCCATAACAAGATTGAACACTTTCTCTGTGAAATGCCAGCCTTGGTGAAAATAGCTAATGGAAGAACACACGAAGCCAAGATGTGCATGTCTATTTCTTGTGTGTTCACCTTGATCTTACCTCTTTTGTTAATACTTGTGTCTTATGCTCGCATACTCTACACTATCCTTGGTAGCCATTGTAGTATGGGGATGCGGAAAGCCATTTCCACTTGTTCTTCCCACTTGACTGTGGTGACACTCTTTTTTGGATCAGTCCTTTCAATATACTTGAGACCAAAATCCAGCACATCAATGGGGCAAACCAAAATGGCCTCTGTGTTTTACATAGTCATCACCCCTGCACTCAACCCCATCATATACAGTCTGCGAAATAAGGAGGTGATGCAGGCCCTGAAGAAAGTGATACATAAAGGCAAAGAGATGAATTAA